In Acipenser ruthenus chromosome 6, fAciRut3.2 maternal haplotype, whole genome shotgun sequence, the following proteins share a genomic window:
- the LOC117411111 gene encoding A-kinase anchor protein 12 isoform X3 encodes MLGTITLTVGQSDSAAVSQKEEPSEKMETVHEEVMSQVNGEKEKEKESPAENEESPTEEKTEKEKPSEPETNEVGFKKVFKFVGIKFTLKKDKNEKTEPVQLLTVKNEEGEASSSEVTEESKAEAATEETKPSEEGGAPEEKDVAETTTTEPVAAEVPSEKISGETSEKPEEAAEAAGAAETVKEPEKPAESPTSPALQETQSPLKRFFSQGLFSNLRKKTSFKKPKEEEQTAVEKTEAVAEEETKEPEVKEEEATTEVEKKIEETATVPKPEEAATQEVTEATEEVSEPTEKKPEGAAEQKTEGVDAVPEIVEEKLADLQSCVPENQTEAEVPEVKSEAEQDKVMKEEIQQDEPADEYKPTAETVQDAVEQTIPEDSSTTKLPQSVTTEAELLSSQEKAKLQGSPLKKLFNGTGLKKLSGKKHKGKKEEESKLTESCENGSEQLQSSTESAEGQKVESLLSSPKESTENVVAEASQTETSGLETEGDGATSDGERKKDGITPWASFKKMVTPKKRVKRLSESDKEDESTEKPKSATMSSTESSTSAEKQEVPKANEEELNLEQSTEEPKKKVDSSVSWEALICVGSSKKRTRKTSDSDDESPKLATEVEKSVEESEKSKDAKAESPITSSQEADHEQACSLPEQAGSPSDGEGVSTWESFKRLVTPRRKSKMEDKPEESVAAPATEQVPSDGEAGKEESSFSLKKLIPGRKKKKSDARQEHTPAVEAGIEAVEKDTGEEDSDTPAVVPLSEYDTAEPEQVEVVLKEGTTVEVKQLLEDQIVTEEAKPATDASIQEAKAVSEEEKPVAEKIEMVEERSPSWIAATLTEKIVAQRIESISTHQQLSDIAEEVLVEDTVSAVEVSVQVIQDDTIAEDIVELTSEAVTAFEQVHEESFAEETTEMVSAVSQLNESAATSGNATPVLVTEEYEVKQKQDILLEAAERVKLTPVALSVTEAATTTEEAIVATAVQLVESAVKKDVKVDVEQKEAEAVVYCTGLSTQELEAVEKSLPKTTVEVITVIEAISTEVMAEEKPESLPLQATEKYIQQEIAEQVKTEVAEAVEEFETKVEVAEMKEEPQSQITKAVEQIFETSEAPLVEKVVDEVSQIVETEIKKDIESVQDKAESEPAATSVVLEEAVGGQKQAEIPEPETGPSEKETTELKLAQQVELNGVQAEFELSEEQPILANTPLLEAEGPAEATVEELICTHHEEVTEKPTIEEQLHELESVQEVVDVHRAPVEEVIHSVPQEVTSMTEAPATEILEAQEAQFAVTAAAVEEHVVKETVSIIEPSSEIVKPDMIKVTTDLGKALSVKFKDELESTTVVEHTVAETAAAIVEAAIEAATSGMTNENLIHEHFETLDTKTVEKECVIQTEAIEKQSPMIVQEIIQNIFENFTEKASESVEIAVPGVQDAPELQLAAIEVALSETEIQTSEPQLEEEVISTTCVENNETKPTVIEEAEKVLEDHDALVEENAEPISSTEVTEIVLSEQVQIKEEETTEHAEATGMATQSPALLEAHTEEEVQDKTENSAGLEEVQVPTVFEEECQAVAEEALSQTVKGVESLPVKEVKIQEVVEGIESKLVTEEVQEIKRQEVEEEHKSQEDEVKDKEDGIKSQETDKVIKSQEVEDVKSQEVEAVQKRNKVVENVESQEVVAEVESQLNEEETQEVVEEVMVQTVIEVKTQAVGEGAESQEVEVQSQLPVVEDLISQTTVVESLQTKTEEEEDANKQETMEEEIPSELIVADDALSETSVVKEKVSQEPVVEDQSQEPMVEDKECDTQVVTEAPSETPVAKETESQEPVKEEVHSQETAVEEVQSKTTVVEGVPSEILVKEETLSLEPVAEVKSQVVVGETVVLVGATTETAIVEDVTVETAVVEKAPVGSVLQSKIPVVVLQSQTEVKEDVLSQEVLIENILCQESVAKEVKEVTESQTSVVEEQTTEEVESQTVTEVKEEGQDPTLAEDDVQRHTPATEVPVQSKESVLQDLESMTPVDDKVESEMPEIKKDQIVVKEEASQEAISKELHSQDISEQTATS; translated from the exons ATGCTGGGGACAATAACTCTCACAG ttgGGCAAAGCGACTCAGCTGCTGTGTCCCAGAAAGAGGAACCATCTGAGAAGATGGAAACAGTACATGAAGAAGTCATGTCTCAGGTGAACGGggagaaggaaaaagaaaaggaatcaCCAGCTGAGAATGAGGAGTCTCCAACTGAGGAAAAGACAGAGAAGGAGAAGCCCAGTGAGCCTGAGACAAACGAAGTGGGATTTAAAAAGGTCTTCAAATTTGTAGGCATTAAATTTACATTGAAGAAAGATAAGAATGAAAAGACTGAGCCTGTCCAACTGCTGACTGTAAAAAATGAGGAAGGTGAAGCGAGCAGCTCAGAAGTCACTGAGGAATCAAAGGCAGAGGCTGCGACAGAGGAAACCAAACCATCTGAGGAAGGAGGTGCACCCGAAGAGAAAGATGTGGCTGAAACTACAACAACCGAGCCTGTTGCTGCTGAGGTTCCTTCAGAAAAGATCAGTGGGGAAACCAGTGAAAAACCAGAAGAAGCAGCAGAGGCAGCAGGGGCAGCAGAAACAGTTAAAGAACCAGAGAAACCAGCAGAGTCTCCAACCAGCCCTGCACTACAGGAGACACAGTCCCCTCTTAAGAGGTTTTTCTCTCAAGGGTTGTTTTCCAACTTGAGAAAAAAGACCAGCTTTAAAAAGCCTAAAGAAGAAGAACAGACAGCTGTTGAAAAGACTGAAGCTGTGGCTGAGGAAGAAACAAAGGAACCAGAGGTAAAAGAGGAGGAGGCTACAACAGAGGTTGAGAAAAAAATAGAAGAGACAGCCACAGTACCTAAGCCAGAAGAGGCTGCAACACAAGAAGTCACTGAAGCAACGGAGGAAGTATCAgaacccacagagaaaaaaccaGAAGGAGCAGCAGAGCAGAAAACagagggtgtggatgctgttccTGAGATTGTGGAGGAAAAGTTGGCAGATCTGCAAAGCTGTGTTCCAGAAAACCAAACAGAAGCAGAGGTTCCAGAGGTGAAAAGTGAAGCAGAGCAAGACAAAGTAATGAAAGAGGAGATTCAGCAGGATGAACCTGCAGATGAATACAAACCCACAGCAGAAACAGTTCAAGACGCTGTAGAACAGACAATTCCAGAGGACTCGTCCACAACCAAATTGCCACAAAGTGTCACAACTGAGGCTGAACTGTTATCTTCGCAGGAAAAAGCCAAGTTACAAGGTAGCCCCCTTAAAAAGCTTTTCAATGGGACTGGTTTGAAAAAACTGTctggaaagaaacacaaaggCAAGAAAGAGGAAGAGTCAAAGCTTACTGAATCATGTGAAAATGGGAGTGAGCAGCTGCAATCTTCCACTGAATCTGCAGAAGGACAAAAAGTAGAGAGCTTGCTCTCTTCACCTAAAGAATCTACTGAGAATGTTGTTGCAGAAGCATCCCAGACAGAGACATCTGGGCTCGAAACAGAAGGGGATGGGGCTACTTCTGATGGAGAGAGGAAAAAGGATGGCATTACACCCTGGGCTTCATTCAAAAAGATGGTCACACCAAAGAAGCGAGTCAAAAGGCTTTCTGAGAGTGATAAAGAAGATGAGTCAACTGAAAAACCTAAAAGCGCAACTATGTCTTCAACAGAGAGTTCAACATCTGCTGAGAAACAGGAAGTGCCAAAAGCCAATGAGGAGGAACTGAATTTAGAACAGAGCACTGAAGAGCCCAAAAAGAAAGTTGACTCTTCTGTCTCCTGGGAAGCTCTGATCTGTGTAGGGTCATCCAAAAAGAGGACAAGGAAGACATCAGACTCAGATGATGAATCTCCAAAGTTAGCAACGGAAGTCGAGAAATCAGTTGAGGAATCTGAAAAAAGCAAGGATGCAAAAGCAGAATCTCCAATAACAAGCTCTCAAGAAGCAGACCATGAGCAAGCATGTTCATTGCCAGAGCAAGCTGGAAGTCCCTCTGATGGAGAAGGGGTGTCTACTTGGGAATCATTTAAGAGGCTAGTTACCCCGAGAAGAAAATCCAAGATGGAAGACAAACCAGAGGAATCAGTTGCAGCTCCTGCTACTGAACAAGTTCCTTCAGACGGCGAAGCTGGAAAAGAGGAATCCTCATTTTCTTTAAAGAAACTAATCCCAGGCCGCAAAAAGAAGAAGTCTGATGCCAGGCAAGAGCATACCCCAGCAGTGGAAGCCGGAATAGAGGCTGTGGAAAAAGACACCGGTGAAGAGGATTCCGACACTCCAGCTGTTGTTCCGTTGTCAGAATATGATACTGCAGAGCCAGAACAAGTTGAGGTTGTGCTGAAAGAGGGGACTACAGTAGAAGTAAAGCAACTATTAGAAGATCAGATTGTAACTGAAGAGGCTAAACCAGCAACTGATGCTAGCATCCAAGAGGCAAAGGCAGTTTCTGAGGAAGAAAAACCTGTTGCTGAGAAAATTGAAATGGTTGAAGAAAGATCACCATCCTGGATAGCAGCAACACTTACTGAAAAAATAGTTGCACAGAGAATTGAAAGCATAAGCACACACCAGCAGCTCAGTGACATAGCTGAAGAAGTGCTAGTGGAAGACACTGTCTCAGCTGTGGAAGTGTCAGTTCAGGTCATTCAGGATGACACTATTGCTGAAGATATAGTAGAGCTGACCTCAGAGGCAGTGACAGCATTCGAACAGGTGCACGAAGAATCCTTTGCTGAGGAGACAACTGAAATGGTGTCAGCAGTTTCTCAGCTAAACGAGTCTGCAGCAACATCAGGAAATGCCACACCTGTACTGGTTACCGAAgaatatgaagttaaacaaaaacaggatATATTGCTGGAAGCTGCTGAAAGGGTGAAGTTGACTCCAGTTGCCTTATCTGTCACTGAGGCAGCTACAACAACAGAAGAGGCTATTGTAGCAACAGCAGTGCAGTTGGTGGAGTCAGCTGTAAAAAAAGATGTGAAAGTTGATGTGGAACAGAAAGAAGCAGAAGCAGTTGTATATTGCACAGGCCTGTCCACGCAAGAACTGGAAGCAGTTGAGAAAAGTCTTCCAAAAACCACAGTGGAGGTAATTACTGTCATAGAGGCAATTTCCACAGAAGTAATGGCTGAAGAGAAGCCTGAATCATTGCCACTACAAGCAACTGAAAAATATATTCAACAGGAGATAGCAGAGCAAGTCAAGACTGAGGTAGCAGAGGCAGTTGAGGAATTTGAAACAAAAGTTGAAGTGGCTGAGATGAAAGAAGAGCCACAATCCCAAATAACCAAAGCCGTAGAACAGATCTTTGAGACATCAGAGGCGCCCCTTGTAGAAAAAGTAGTGGATGAAGTCTCACAGATTGTGGAAACAGAGATAAAGAAAGATATTGAATCAGTGCAAGACAAAGCTGAATCAGAACCTGCAGCAACCAGCGTTGTTCTGGAAGAAGCTGTTGGAGGACAAAAACAAGCAGAGATTCCAGAACCAGAAACTGGACCATCTGAGAAAGAGACAACAGAACTTAAGTTAGCACAACAAGTGGAGCTTAATGGAGTGCAAGCCGAATTTGAGCTTTCTGAAGAGCAACCGATTCTAGCAAATACACCATTGCTGGAAGCAGAAGGTCCAGCTGAAGCAACAGTCGAGGAGCTCATTTGCACCCACCATGAAGAAGTAACTGAAAAGCCAACCATTGAAGAACAATTACATGAACTTGAAAGTGTTCAAGAGGTTGTTGATGTCCACCGTGCTCCAGTTGAAGAAGTCATCCATTCTGTGCCACAGGAAGTAACCTCAATGACTGAAGCTCCTGCAACTGAGATTTTAGAAGCCCAGGAAGCTCAATTTGCTGTAACAGCAGCTGCAGTTGAAGAGCATGTTGTTAAAGAAACTGTCAGTATTATTGAGCCATCATCAGAAATTGTAAAGCCTGACATGATAAAGGTGACCACGGACTTAGGAAAGGCTCTGTCAGTAAAGTTTAAAGATGAGCTTGAAAGCACAACTGTGGTTGAACACACAGTAGCTGAGACTGCAGCTGCAATTGTTGAAGCTGCAATTGAAGCTGCTACCAGTGGAATGACTAATGAAAACTTGATTCATGAACATTTTGAAACATTGGATACTAAAACAGTAGAGAAAGAATGTGTAATTCAGACAGAAGCCATTGAAAAACAGAGCCCAATGATTGTTCAGGAGATTATCCAGAATATTTTTGAAAACTTTACAGAGAAGGCAAGCGAATCCGTTGAGATTGCGGTCCCAGGAGTACAGGATGCTCCTGAATTACAGCTAGCAGCTATAGAAGTTGCATTATCTGAGACTGAGATTCAGACATCTGAACCACAGCTTGAAGAGGAAGTAATTTCTACAACATGTGTGGAAAACAATGAGACAAAACCCACAGTAATAGAGGAAGCTGAAAAGGTCTTAGAAGACCATGATGCTTTGGTGGAAGAAAATGCTGAACCTATTTCTTCAACAGAAGTAACAGAAATAGTATTATCTGAGCAGGTGCAAATAAAGGAAGAAGAAACAACTGAGCATGCAGAAGCAACTGGCATGGCCACACAGAGTCCAGCACTGTTAGAGGCACACACGGAGGAGGAAGTCCAGGACAAGACTGAGAACAGTGCAGGGCTGGAAGAAGTACAAGTCCCAACTGTGTTTGAAGAAGAGTGCCAGGCAGTTGCTGAAGAAGCTCTGAGCCAGACAGTCAAGGGGGTTGAAAGCCTTCCAGTTAAAGAAGTAAAGATCCAAGAAGTGGTAGAGGGAATTGAAAGCAAATTAGTGACTGAAGAAGTTCAGGAAATAAAGCGCCAGGAGGTGGAAGAGGAACATAAGAGCCAGGAAGATGAAGTCAAAGATAAGGAAGATGGTATTAAGAGCCAAGAGACAGACAAAGTGATCAAGAGTCAAGAAGTGGAGGATGTGAAGAGCCAGGAAGTGGAAGCAGTTCAAAAGAGAAACAAAGTGGTGGAGAATGTAGAGAGCCAAGAAGTGGTGGCCGAAGTTGAGAGCCAACTGAATGAGGAAGAAACACAGGAAGTTGTAGAAGAAGTAATGGTCCAGACGGTTATTGAAGTAAAGACTCAGGCAGTGGGGGAAGGCGCTGAGAGCCAGGAAGTGGAGGTTCAGAGCCAGCTACCAGTGGTAGAAGATCTCATAAGTCAAACTACAGTTGTAGAAAGTCTACAAACAAAGACTGAGGAGGAGGAAGATGCAAATAAACAGGAAACCATGGAAGAAGAGATACCAAGTGAGCTAATAGTGGCAGATGATGCATTAAGCGAAACATCAGTGGTAAAAGAGAAAGTGAGTCAGGAACCTGTTGTAGAAGATCAGAGCCAAGAACCAATGGTTGAAGATAAAGAATGTGACACACAAGTGGTGACAGAGGCACCAAGTGAAACACCAGTGGCAAAAGAGACAGAGAGCCAAGAACCAGTTAAAGAAGAGGTACACAGTCAAGAAACAGCAGTGGAAGAGGTACAAAGCAAGACAACAGTGGTAGAAGGTGTACCAAGTGAAATATTAGTTAAAGAAGAAACCTTAAGCTTGGAACCAGTTGCAGAAGTAAAGAGCCAAGTAGTGGTAGGAGAAACAGTAGTGCTAGTAGGTGCTACAACTGAAACAGCAATAGTAGAAGATGTCACCGTTGAAACAGCAGTTGTAGAAAAAGCACCAGTGGGATCAGTTCTGCAAAGCAAGATACCAGTGGTAGTTCTACAGAGTCAAACAGAAGTGAAGGAAGATGTGCTAAGCCAGGAAGTATTGATAGAAAACATACTTTGCCAGGAATCAGTGGCAAAAGAGGTGAAGGAGGTTACAGAAAGCCAGACATCAGTGGTGGAAGAACAAACGACAGAGGAAGTGGAAAGCCAAACAGTGACAGAGGTCAAGGAAGAAGGACAAGACCCGACACTGGCTGAAGATGATGTGCAAAGACACACACCTGCCACAGAAGTGCCTGTACAGAGCAAAGAATCTGTTTTACAAGATCTTGAAAGCATGACACCAGTAGACGACAAAGTAGAAAGTGAGATGCCAGAGATCAAAAAAGATCAGATAGTGGTGAAAGAAGAAGCAAGCCAAGAAGCAATAAGTAAAGagctgcacagccaggacattTCAGAACAAACTGCAACATCTTGA